The Mangrovibacillus cuniculi sequence CTTACACCGAAGATAGCACCAGTGATACGGTTAATTAAAATAAATGCGATAACAGCTGCGAACGCACCACCTGCACGTTCTTTAGCCCACGAACCACCTATTGCAGCTGCAAATAAAATGTGTAGATTTGTAATAATAGCCCATCCGATGTCTTCCATTACACGTGCAATCGTTTGCATTAGTGTGATGTCTCCAACCCACATTCCTAGTAGCTTACCAAGTGAGATCATTAAACCTGCAGCTGGCATAACAGCTACCACGACTAGTAGGGCTTTACCTAGCTTCTGCCAAAAATCAAATGAGATTAGCTTTTTCTTTTCACTCATTTTTTTCTCCTCCTCTTCTCGATTGTATTAGAGAAATTTATCTTTATTTTTTTAAAATGAAAGCGTTTGTGCAATCGTTTGCATCTGTGATTGTATATCAAAATAGTAAAAGGTGCAAGAGCTAAATACAGATTTTTTTATTGGTAATCGTCTTACATCATCCATGTTCTGTCCTTTGAACAATTAGAAGACCGAGAGATTTCTCCCTCAGTCTTCTAGTTGTTCTTCCGCCCAAGTACACCAATCAATATACATTTGTGCAAGTCTTCTTGAAAATTCTTTTGATAGAGGAGATTCATCAAAGAGGCGTTGATCCAGCTCATTCTTCCATTCTTTTTCAAGTTTTTTTAATTCACTCTCTTCTCTATCATAAATAGATTGGAAGAACGCTTTCGCCTCATCGGGTTTTAATAAATGGATCCCACTTAGCTTTAGAAGCATTTCATCCTTTACTTTTCTTTCCTTCACCTCATTCTCTAACACCCATGACAATAAAATTGATTTGCCCTTATTCGTAATGCTGTAGATTTTCTTTGAAGGTGCTTGTTCTTGATGCTCTACTACATATGTTACTAATTTTTCGTCTTCTAACTTGCTCAATTCCCTATATACTTGAGAATGAGAGTTGCCCCATGCGTATAATACCCCTTGTTGTAGGTTCTTATATATATCATAACCCGTTTGACTTTTACCACTTATTAAACCTAGTATTGTATACCTCAATGACATCGTTCGCTCGATCCTTTCCTCCTAGACGAATTTTTCTATCTCATAAATCTATCTGATATTCACTCCACATAATATCAAGGGATACTACATTCCCTTTTTAGAATTACACGGTCTTTATTAAGATTTCTTCCATCAATTTTGTTCCCTTACATTACAAAGCATGTCTACTTTCATATAAGATATCTTCATTCGAAATAATCTTTCACTTGTAACATATGTACAAATAGCGCAAGTGCAAACAGACAAGTATCACTGTTTATCTAAAAATATGTTATAGCCTAGAGGGATAGAGTTATTTGGGCTACGAAAACAAAAAAACAGGTGCCTCCTATTTGGAATGCACCTGTTCTATTTGTTTAGTATAAGACTCTTTATAACCATTACCTAATTTATTCTGTAGCTAGTTCGTCACTATGGTCTCTTTTCTCTACTATTACTTGGATAATCTTCGTTTGGTCCGTTTTGTTCACTGTGAAACGTAAGTGTTGGTAATCAAAAGTAGCCCCTTCATCTGGGAAGTCACGTAGCTGAGAGAAAATAAAGCCAGAAACAGTATCCTCTTCTTCTGGTAATCTTGTTTTAAACGCCTCATTAAATCTGTGAAGCGTTAATTTACCATGACAGATAATATGTGACTCAGTTAATTCTTCAATTAGGACATCTTCTTGATCATCCGTTTCATCAGCAATATCTTGTCCAATCATCGTCTCAATAATATCTTCTGTTGTTATTAATCCTAGTGTTCCTCCATACTCATCCAAAACAATTGCAATATGACGTCTTTCTTTTAACATCATCTTAAACACTCTAGACATGGATAAGGAATGAATAACGAATAGTGGTTCGTCGTCAATGAATTCATCTAGGCTTCTCGTAGGATCTACAGACCAAGTGATTAATTGTTTACTATGGAAAACACCTACAATGTTATCCATATTATCCTTGTACACTGGATAACGAGTGTAATTATGCTCCATAACGATCTTACGTGTTGTTTCAAAATCTGCGTCAGATGGGATACCGATCATATCGACACGTGGAGTTTGAAGAGCGTCCCGTAAGTTCTTCGTTTGGAAATCTAGTACACCTCGGATACGTAAGTACTCCTCATCTTTAAAAGTACCTTCTGAGGTTGCTATATCAACCATTGTTTTTAACTCTTCTTTTGAAATGGTTGCTTCTTTAATTTGTCCTTTTGATAACAAGCGAATAATAAATGTCGTAACAAACGAAATGATGTATGTTAATGGACTTAGTATGATTACTAAGAAACGAATAACAGGTAAAACAAGATATGCTATCCGATCGGCAAAAGTTGCCGCAATACTCTTTGGAATTACTTCTGCAAATAGAATTAATGAAACTGTTAAAATCCCTGTAGCAAGACCTACGCTAAATCCGCGATCAATAGCAACAATCGTTACTAATGTTGGCAACATAATGTTAGCGATGTTGTTTCCAATTAGAATCGTTGTGATCATTCGATCTGGTTTGGATAACAATTTTAACAACTCTACAGAAGCTCTATCTCCTGCTTCTGCTTTCGTCTGTGCCTTCATCCGATTTGCTGCAGTTAATGCTGTTTCACTTCCTGATAAAAAGAAAGACATAAACATGAAAAAAGCGATGGCTATAAATATGGGGTCAAACATAGTTTCCTCCAAGACATAAATTTTCTTTTATTTTATCCTTTACCAGATAATAATACAAATAATTCACCTAATACGCTCTCCATGCTTTCTCATAAAGTTCAATGATAATTGGCCTAATTAACGTATTCACCTTTGGCTGTTCTTCTAATGATTCTCGAGCAATATCCTTACTAAATGTTTGACTACTGAGGATTACCTCATCTGTAAGATAACGCAAGGCGATATCATCGTTAAGATCTCTCATTTCAATTGGGGTCTTTCCAGCTAAAATAAACCCCCAATCACCGAAACTAGGTACGTCGATATGCATTGTTTTCGTTACCATTCCGGTTTCTTTCACCGTAGCCTCTATCGTCCAATATACTTCCTTGGAGAAAGTAGGACTGGTTGCTTGCATCATCATTACTCCCTCTGGCGTTAGATGATTTCGAACTAGCTGATAAAATTCTAGCGTATAAAGCTTGTTTAAAGATTCATTATTCGGGTCTGGTAAATCAATAATTATTACATCGTAGAATTGACTCTCTTCTTTTAAAAACGTAAACGCATCCTCGTGGACAACTTTTACTTTTTCTCCTGCAAACGCATTTTCATTTAGAGCTAAAAGATGGTGATTGTTCTTTGCCATGTTCACAACCGCTGGGTCCAGGTCAACAAGTGTTATTTCTTGAATAGTAGAATACTTTTGCAGCTCTCTTATCGCCAGCCCATCTCCACCCCCTAGTACCAGGATAGACTTAGGGTCGTTAACTGCTGAGAGAGGTGTATGTACTAGCATTTCATGGTACCTATATTCATCTGACGAACTAAACTGCAATTGCCCATCCAAGAATAATCGGAGATCTTGTTGCTCTTTCGTCAGAATAATAGATTGATATGCAGTCTGTTCTTGGTGGATGATAGGATCTCGATACAGTTTTTGTTCAAAGGTAAATGCTACCTCTTCTGCCCAGAACAAACCAGAAAACAACGTGATAAACAATCCTGCTCCTACAGTAGCATGAATTTTCAACCGTTTAAACTGCTTACGAAAATACCAAAGTACCCACAGTGCTACAGCAACGTTTACTGTTGCAATTAATAAAGAAGTTTTCACTAATCCAAAGGATGGTCTTAAGATATAAACGAATAGCAGTCCTCCAATTAATCCACCGGAATAATCAGAAAACAATACTCTTGCCGTGCTTCTACTCAATGTCTCCCCAATTTCGTTGGCTTTTCTAATGAGAATTGGTAGCTCAATACCAGTTAATCCACCCACCAGAAGAGTCATCGTATACAAGAAAAAAGCATCTGTTCCAGAGCTAAAGAAAGCTGTAACACCGAATAGGACAAAAATAGAGAAGCCACCTAAAAGGCCAATTAAGTACTCTACATAAACAAAAGAGAGTAAAAGGTTTTTTGTCACTTTTTCACTTAACGCAGAGCCAATCCCCATACCTGTTAAAAAAAGAGAGATGGTGAGCGTATACTGCTTCACACCATCCCCTAATAAATAAGAACCAGCTGCTCCAAACAATACTTCAAAAATAATTCCACAGATGGAAACTATTCCTGAAGCCCAATACAGAGCGTTTGTCTGTTTTTGATCATGTATCATTTTTTGCACCCTTTATTTACGTAATGGAAGCACCAACAACTAGTGCAATGCCTACAGATACAGCAAAGCTAATAATCCCCACTGAAATATTTCCTTTATGTAACTGATCTTCTACTGAAAATCTTCTAGTGAAAAGTTCAAATAATAAATAACCAACCATTTGTAGAACAACACCAATTGCTCCCCAGATTACCGTGTCTAATAACTGTACGCTGTGATAAATGGAAAAGCCTAAGATGATACTGATTCCTGTTATTTTACCCGCAATTGATAATGCTACAGCGTTATTTCCTTTTAAAATTTCATCCCAATCCTTATATTTTGTCGTTAATAATTCAAAAATGAATACTCCGACTAGTATGATAGCGATAGATACACCAAAATACATCAATGTTAATAATAGACTCTCAATTGAAAACATACTTTCACCTCTTTATTTTATTTTCCTGCACCAGGTCCGCCACCTCGATTTTGATTTCCCCTTATAGAAGGTGGTTGAGTAGACGGATTAGCTGATCGAAACGATCCACCAGCACCTGTTGTACCACTGTAACCTGTGTAGCATCCCTCTGGATTCTTCCTACACTCGTTACTTCTATTTTTTCTCCATCTGCTATCAAATACATCATCTAGTAAACTTGCAAGTAAATATCCTTCAAAAAAACCAGGTGCATAGTTTCTTCTAACAAATTCTTTTGTTGCCAACTGGATCTGTACCGAAGAATCATCCTCTGCGTATTTTGTTAATGTGACAAAATGATTATCATATACTAGGATCTGTTTGTCGTTTTTTATTTCACTGACTTCATATGGTCTCTCGTGTGCTTGTAGTTCAGATGAAACCTCTTCAATCGTGGCGTTGGTTGCCAAGTAAATATACTCTGTCATACTCGGGTTATTTTCACCTGATACAACATCAAGTAAAGAGTAGCTACTAGATATAAAATTATCTATATCTTCTTTAAAAAAGGATGTACTACTAGAGTTATTATCAAAGGTTTGTGTAGTTCCCGTTCCAGTCGTACAAGCTGTTAAGAATAATGTACTTAAAATAGAACCAATGACAAGTTTTTGTTTAAACAAATGATTTCACCACCTTTTTACATAAGAAAAGGTCATGTTGATAACCCATGACCTTATTATACACGATTATTCTTTCGTTTCTAATTTCTTCCTTAAAGCAGCAAGTTCATCGTCTACACTTGATTTTCCTAATTGATTAAGTTCGTCATCAAGAGAGCGTGATGACGAACGTAAATCTTCACTAGTTTCTGCTTCCGCTTCGTAACGCATTACTTTTTCTTCCATACGTTCAAAACCTTGTCTAGAACGATCTCCACCGATAGAAGACATGGCACGATTCATTTTTGTACGTGTCTTAGCTGATTCTGCACGAGCTTTTAAAGAATCTTTTTTCAACTTCATTTCTTGATATTCTTGTTTCATCTCATCTAGCTTTTCACGAAGCGCCTGTGCATCACGTTTTGCTCTTTCATATCCCTCACGTAGGGAATCTGCTTGGGACTGATGAGTTTGTTTGTCTTCTAGTGCGCGTCTTGCTAAATCTTCATTACCAGCTTCCAACGCTTGAAGTGCTTGCTCTTGTCTCTTTGCTACCATAGCGTCTGCATCTACTAAACGCTTTTCTAACATTTTCTCATTGGCAATTTGTTGTGCAACTGCTGTCTCCGCTTCTCGTATATCTGCTTCCATTTCACGCATAAATTGATCTAACATTTTCACCGGATCTTCCGCTTTATCTAACATAGAATTTAATTCTGAACCCACTACCGTTTTTACACGCTTAAAAAATTGAAACATGTCAATTCCTCCTAAGTTTAGTTTGCAGTACCTGCTAATATTTTGATTTCATATGGTTCAATACCATATCCTGCACTTACCTCAATCTCACTACCCCAAATTTCTACAGATAGATAATTCTCTTCTTCCTCATCTGTATACCCTGCGTAACGACATTCCTGTCCTGTGACAGCCTGACTACGACCTTGGCCAGTAACACGAGCAACACCACGTTCATCAAAGTAATATGTTCTTCTACTATGAGTTATCTCTTCGGGTAGTGGCTCTGTCAGCCTCAACTTTATTTTTTCATATATTCCTACTTCTAACTCATCATCTTGTTCCACGCTTAACCATTTGGTACCAGATACGTTTTCTAATTGATAGGCTTTCCATTCGTATCTATTTTGTCGATATGTCATTACCCCTACTACTTGATAATCCACTAGGTCGTACGTGACAATATCCCCCACTTGAATGGTATGCAACGTACGTTCTTGGATTGGATTATCTATTGCTTTATTACCACCAAATATTTTTTTGAAAATATTCATGTATTCACCTCTTTATTGTATTACGACTACTAATACGAAACAGAACAGAAAAAGTTTCATAAATTAATAAGTAAATTATTTTCTCTTTTTCATAAGAAGCAGGTAAACTATAAGAAAAGCCATTTTGGAGGAGTTACTCATGCTTTCGTTTAAAGAAAAAAGCGCCATCTTAGATACTTTCACTCAATTACAAAAAAAACCTATATCTCTTAAACGAGTAAACTACCATTTTCCGGAGAGTGCATTTGAGAAGAAAATAGTAGTCAAACATCTTCATCCTAATGGAAATGGCTATGTGTATGTGGGAAGATTAGAAGATGCATATACATCCCAGGCAGATGATAAAGGGTATTTATCCATCCGAGATTTTTCAGAAGCTGCATTAAAAGAAGTGGTGTCAAAAACAATTACTTCTTTATCTCCGAATGCAAGTCAGGACACTACGTCCACTAAAGAAGCTGTCACATTTACGTCTTCAACAGGAGAAAAACTAAGATTAATATTCGAACACGACCTGTGGAATGTCTACGCAGATGATGTCTTAGAAATGGCTTTTGAAACGCGGGAAGAGGCAATGGAATATCTAGAAGAACAATAATGTATAAGGCTGAGAAGAGACTGTTATCGTCCTTTCTTAGCCTTTTTTATGTATTAAAAGATAAAAAAAAGGCACGCA is a genomic window containing:
- a CDS encoding PadR family transcriptional regulator, encoding MSLRYTILGLISGKSQTGYDIYKNLQQGVLYAWGNSHSQVYRELSKLEDEKLVTYVVEHQEQAPSKKIYSITNKGKSILLSWVLENEVKERKVKDEMLLKLSGIHLLKPDEAKAFFQSIYDREESELKKLEKEWKNELDQRLFDESPLSKEFSRRLAQMYIDWCTWAEEQLED
- a CDS encoding PspA/IM30 family protein, which translates into the protein MFQFFKRVKTVVGSELNSMLDKAEDPVKMLDQFMREMEADIREAETAVAQQIANEKMLEKRLVDADAMVAKRQEQALQALEAGNEDLARRALEDKQTHQSQADSLREGYERAKRDAQALREKLDEMKQEYQEMKLKKDSLKARAESAKTRTKMNRAMSSIGGDRSRQGFERMEEKVMRYEAEAETSEDLRSSSRSLDDELNQLGKSSVDDELAALRKKLETKE
- a CDS encoding DUF350 domain-containing protein, with translation MESLLLTLMYFGVSIAIILVGVFIFELLTTKYKDWDEILKGNNAVALSIAGKITGISIILGFSIYHSVQLLDTVIWGAIGVVLQMVGYLLFELFTRRFSVEDQLHKGNISVGIISFAVSVGIALVVGASIT
- a CDS encoding polyamine aminopropyltransferase → MIHDQKQTNALYWASGIVSICGIIFEVLFGAAGSYLLGDGVKQYTLTISLFLTGMGIGSALSEKVTKNLLLSFVYVEYLIGLLGGFSIFVLFGVTAFFSSGTDAFFLYTMTLLVGGLTGIELPILIRKANEIGETLSRSTARVLFSDYSGGLIGGLLFVYILRPSFGLVKTSLLIATVNVAVALWVLWYFRKQFKRLKIHATVGAGLFITLFSGLFWAEEVAFTFEQKLYRDPIIHQEQTAYQSIILTKEQQDLRLFLDGQLQFSSSDEYRYHEMLVHTPLSAVNDPKSILVLGGGDGLAIRELQKYSTIQEITLVDLDPAVVNMAKNNHHLLALNENAFAGEKVKVVHEDAFTFLKEESQFYDVIIIDLPDPNNESLNKLYTLEFYQLVRNHLTPEGVMMMQATSPTFSKEVYWTIEATVKETGMVTKTMHIDVPSFGDWGFILAGKTPIEMRDLNDDIALRYLTDEVILSSQTFSKDIARESLEEQPKVNTLIRPIIIELYEKAWRAY
- a CDS encoding DUF4178 domain-containing protein, whose amino-acid sequence is MNIFKKIFGGNKAIDNPIQERTLHTIQVGDIVTYDLVDYQVVGVMTYRQNRYEWKAYQLENVSGTKWLSVEQDDELEVGIYEKIKLRLTEPLPEEITHSRRTYYFDERGVARVTGQGRSQAVTGQECRYAGYTDEEEENYLSVEIWGSEIEVSAGYGIEPYEIKILAGTAN
- a CDS encoding hemolysin family protein, which codes for MFDPIFIAIAFFMFMSFFLSGSETALTAANRMKAQTKAEAGDRASVELLKLLSKPDRMITTILIGNNIANIMLPTLVTIVAIDRGFSVGLATGILTVSLILFAEVIPKSIAATFADRIAYLVLPVIRFLVIILSPLTYIISFVTTFIIRLLSKGQIKEATISKEELKTMVDIATSEGTFKDEEYLRIRGVLDFQTKNLRDALQTPRVDMIGIPSDADFETTRKIVMEHNYTRYPVYKDNMDNIVGVFHSKQLITWSVDPTRSLDEFIDDEPLFVIHSLSMSRVFKMMLKERRHIAIVLDEYGGTLGLITTEDIIETMIGQDIADETDDQEDVLIEELTESHIICHGKLTLHRFNEAFKTRLPEEEDTVSGFIFSQLRDFPDEGATFDYQHLRFTVNKTDQTKIIQVIVEKRDHSDELATE
- a CDS encoding DUF4247 domain-containing protein, producing the protein MFKQKLVIGSILSTLFLTACTTGTGTTQTFDNNSSSTSFFKEDIDNFISSSYSLLDVVSGENNPSMTEYIYLATNATIEEVSSELQAHERPYEVSEIKNDKQILVYDNHFVTLTKYAEDDSSVQIQLATKEFVRRNYAPGFFEGYLLASLLDDVFDSRWRKNRSNECRKNPEGCYTGYSGTTGAGGSFRSANPSTQPPSIRGNQNRGGGPGAGK